From the genome of Anopheles moucheti chromosome 3, idAnoMoucSN_F20_07, whole genome shotgun sequence, one region includes:
- the LOC128305917 gene encoding ras-related protein Rab-44 isoform X3: protein MEQPPATRRLTRDESEDSPVEFVVVESDVSMSDAGLSSPEKKAKKKRSGLSFKKLRSNAQKLIPKRGRKDSSSKSSETSSLGGDSGMVSGGTDDLLPATPSPPPPASPTGTETSFDTVLKSTESLPAIKEDPVREAALLGARSDEDILLDGKDKQRQKKARKPSRAASFMKKLAGRSKSSKVAPNPEGSSVAGGASEGDEISSGTLETPLSIKRQTPEGAMFVSGAELYQDGDRDDGTSVDPPSPILVRQLDSEPTALRAKRTEMKITLTRSLAKPSTMETSLDGENTDVNGMRSNDGGMSNGLNVARNAAAENRELAIDSKPISSDIVSVPTPRVSIGIEQSPQLIAAVRTQQSSSSTSSVDARLSSLLSGDYIAEINKFSIENITNASAGLVAGGGGGAGGEGVAELPPLPQPRASLSIRERFFQQPVVTNESASNFDSQDVAPPSSVVVDEEIDGFMRKARGASSATGSGGSARSKGGSKSPATVDKPTAGAASGQQQDLSSSSASSSTSASKAASTVRTQEAAKPYQLGNSLKNPNNSGFKSIEQQQPVDQQQQQQPQDSVPVNVGVDNEGTSEKQQNKEQGDTIPTEPTIVFDIGTQVRPDRTSTIVKPAGGRSVATTLAVPTAGLESGAQSGTFASIGSTSRSLEELIGVGGGGSYDDNSQNNTSEGSLRRIAYVEQPTFYTPEEEELLTGKPPRSSSSLLSSALESGEYSLESEDYLESKMSPHGDLLLEKGASDQSATMATGQAEKREHLYKILVIGELGTGKTSFIKRYVHQFFSQNYRATIGVDFALKVLNWDQNTIIRLQLWDIAGQERFGNMTRVYYKEAVGAFIVFDVTRSATFDAVIKWKNDLDSKVQLPDGKPIPCILLANKSDQQKQGIVTTPAKLDEYVKEHGFAGWFETSAKENVNIEEAAKSLVNKILMNDKLLNTGEVIDSERFGLVGAKTDSSQKKSCSC, encoded by the exons ATGGAGCAACCACCGGCAACGCGGCGTCTAACGCGCGACGAATCCGAGGACAGTCCGGTCGAGTTCGTGGTGGTGGAGTCGGACGTATCGATGTCCGATGCGGGGCTCAGCTCGCCGGAGAAGAAAGCGAAGAAGAAGCGCAGTGGCCTATCGTTCAAGAAACTGCGCAGCAATGCGCAAAAGCTTATTCCGAAGCGGGGTCGAAAGGATTCGTCGTCGAAATCGTCCGAGACAAGCTCTCTTGGTGGTGATTCGGGCATGGTGAGTGGCGGTACGGATGACTTGCTTCCGGCCACCCCTTCCCCGCCACCTCCTGCTTCACCAACGGGGACAGAGACGTCTTTCGACACCGTGCTGAAATCGACCGAAAGCCTACCGGCAATCAAGGAGGATCCGGTGCGTGAGGCAGCGCTTCTTGGTGCACGCTCGGACGAGGACATACTGTTGGATGGAAAGGACAAACAGCGGCAGAAAAAAGCGCGCAAGCCAAGTCGCGCGGCTAGTTTCATGAAGAAGTTGGCTGGTCGTTCCAAGTCGTCGAAGGTGGCACCAAACCCGGAGGGATCGTCGGTAGCCGGTGGAGCTTCAGAGGGCGACGAAATATCGTCCGGAACGCTGGAGACTCCGCTGAGCATCAAGCGCCAAACCCCGGAAGGTGCCATGTTTGTCTCGGGTGCTGAGCTGTACCAAGATGGTGACCGGGACGATGGAACTTCGGTGGATCCACCATCGCCGATTTTGGTGCGGCAGCTCGATTCCGAACCGACGGCACTCAGGGCCAAACGGACTGAAATGAAAATCACGCTCACACGCAGCCTGGCTAAACCGTCGACGATGGAAACCTCCCTGGACGGCGAAAACACTGATGTGAACGGGATGCGAAGCAACGATGGAGGCATGAGCAATG GTCTGAACGTCGCTCGGAACGCGGCGGCTGAGAACAGGGAGCTTGCAATCGACTCTAAACCAATTAGCTCAGACATCGTTTCTGTTCCGACACCGAGGGTATCAATCGGGATTGAACAATCGCCGCAGTTGATCGCAGCCGTTCGTACGCAACAGTCATCGTCATCCACGTCATCCGTTGATGCGCGTCTGTCCAGTCTGCTGAGCGGCGACTACATCGCGGAGATCAATAAGTTTTCCATCGAGAACATTACCAACGCCAGCGCGGGTTTAGTagcaggaggaggaggaggagcgGGAGGAGAAGGAGTAGCAGAATTGCCACCCTTGCCGCAGCCGCGTGCATCGTTGTCGATTCGGGAGCGATTCTTCCAGCAACCGGTAGTGACGAACGAGTCAGCCTCAAATTTTGATTCCCAGGACGTTGCACCACCGTCGTCGGTTGTCGTCGACGaggaaatagacggttttatGAGGAAAGCGAGAGGAGCGAGTTCGGCCACCGGATCCGGAGGATCAGCGCGTTCGAAAGGGGGCAGCAAGAGCCCAGCGACGGTTGACAAACCTACAGCGGGCGCCGCCAGTGGGCAGCAGCAAGacttgtcgtcgtcgtcggcctCATCGTCGACGTCGGCAAGTAAGGCAGCTTCTACGGTACGTACACAGGAAGCGGCTAAACCATATCAGCTGGGTAACAGCCTAAAGAATCCCAACAATTCTGGATTTAAATCgatcgaacagcagcagccggtcgaccagcagcagcaacagcagccgcAGGATTCAGTGCCAGTGAACGTCGGTGTGGACAACGAGGGGACCTCGGAGAAGCAGCAGAACAAGGAACAGGGCGACACCATCCCAACCGAACCGACAATAGTTTTCGATATCGGAACACAGGTACGCCCGGACAGAACCTCCACTATCGTTAAGCCTGCCGGCGGTCGCTCGGTGGCCACAACGCTTGCCGTACCTACCGCGGGACTGGAGAGCGGTGCCCAGTCGGGGACATTTGCCTCGATCGGTAGCACCTCACGCTCGCTAGAGGAGCTGATCGGCGTTGGAGGTGGTGGTTCGTACGACGACAATAGTCAAAACAACACTAGCGAGGGTTCGTTACGGCGCATTGCTTACGTCGAACAGCCGACCTTCTACACGCCAGAAGAGGAAGAGCTGCTGACAGGCAAGCCGCCGCGATCCTCCTCCTCCCTGCTGTCGAGCGCGCTCGAGTCCGGCGAGTATTCGCTCGAGTCGGAGGACTACCTCGAGAGCAAGATGTCCCCGCACGGTGATCTGCTACTCGAGAAGGGGGCCTCCGACCAATCG GCAACAATGGCAACCGGACAGGCCGAGAAGCGTGAGCATCTCTACAAAATTCTCGTCATCGGCGAACTCGGTACGGGTAAGACGTCCTTCATCAAGCGGTATGTACATCAGTTCTTCAGCCAAAACTATCGCGCCACTATCGGAGTGGACTTTGCGCTCAAAGTGCTCAATTGGGACCAGAACACTATCATCCGCCTCCAGCTGTGGGATATTGCCG GACAGGAACGGTTTGGTAACATGACCCGTGTATACTACAAGGAAGCAGTAGGTGCATTCATCGTTTTCGACGTCACACGCAGTGCCACATTCGATGCAGTGATCAAGTGGAAAAACGATCTCGACTCAAAAGTGCAGCTTCCCGATGGCAAACCTATTCCGTGCATACTCTTAGCCAACAAG AGTGACCAACAGAAGCAGGGCATCGTGACGACACCCGCGAAACTGGACGAATACGTCAAGGAGCACGGGTTTGCCGGATGGTTCGAAACATCGGCGAAGGAGAACGTCAACATTGAAGAAGCGGCCAAATCGTTAGTTAATAAG
- the LOC128305917 gene encoding uncharacterized protein LOC128305917 isoform X4 produces the protein MEQPPATRRLTRDESEDSPVEFVVVESDVSMSDAGLSSPEKKAKKKRSGLSFKKLRSNAQKLIPKRGRKDSSSKSSETSSLGGDSGMVSGGTDDLLPATPSPPPPASPTGTETSFDTVLKSTESLPAIKEDPVREAALLGARSDEDILLDGKDKQRQKKARKPSRAASFMKKLAGRSKSSKVAPNPEGSSVAGGASEGDEISSGTLETPLSIKRQTPEGAMFVSGAELYQDGDRDDGTSVDPPSPILVRQLDSEPTALRAKRTEMKITLTRSLAKPSTMETSLDGENTDVNGMRSNDGGMSNGLNVARNAAAENRELAIDSKPISSDIVSVPTPRVSIGIEQSPQLIAAVRTQQSSSSTSSVDARLSSLLSGDYIAEINKFSIENITNASAGLVAGGGGGAGGEGVAELPPLPQPRASLSIRERFFQQPVVTNESASNFDSQDVAPPSSVVVDEEIDGFMRKARGASSATGSGGSARSKGGSKSPATVDKPTAGAASGQQQDLSSSSASSSTSASKAASTVRTQEAAKPYQLGNSLKNPNNSGFKSIEQQQPVDQQQQQQPQDSVPVNVGVDNEGTSEKQQNKEQGDTIPTEPTIVFDIGTQATMATGQAEKREHLYKILVIGELGTGKTSFIKRYVHQFFSQNYRATIGVDFALKVLNWDQNTIIRLQLWDIAGQERFGNMTRVYYKEAVGAFIVFDVTRSATFDAVIKWKNDLDSKVQLPDGKPIPCILLANKSDQQKQGIVTTPAKLDEYVKEHGFAGWFETSAKENVNIEEAAKSLVNKILMNDKLLNTGEVIDSERFGLVGAKTDSSQKKSCSC, from the exons ATGGAGCAACCACCGGCAACGCGGCGTCTAACGCGCGACGAATCCGAGGACAGTCCGGTCGAGTTCGTGGTGGTGGAGTCGGACGTATCGATGTCCGATGCGGGGCTCAGCTCGCCGGAGAAGAAAGCGAAGAAGAAGCGCAGTGGCCTATCGTTCAAGAAACTGCGCAGCAATGCGCAAAAGCTTATTCCGAAGCGGGGTCGAAAGGATTCGTCGTCGAAATCGTCCGAGACAAGCTCTCTTGGTGGTGATTCGGGCATGGTGAGTGGCGGTACGGATGACTTGCTTCCGGCCACCCCTTCCCCGCCACCTCCTGCTTCACCAACGGGGACAGAGACGTCTTTCGACACCGTGCTGAAATCGACCGAAAGCCTACCGGCAATCAAGGAGGATCCGGTGCGTGAGGCAGCGCTTCTTGGTGCACGCTCGGACGAGGACATACTGTTGGATGGAAAGGACAAACAGCGGCAGAAAAAAGCGCGCAAGCCAAGTCGCGCGGCTAGTTTCATGAAGAAGTTGGCTGGTCGTTCCAAGTCGTCGAAGGTGGCACCAAACCCGGAGGGATCGTCGGTAGCCGGTGGAGCTTCAGAGGGCGACGAAATATCGTCCGGAACGCTGGAGACTCCGCTGAGCATCAAGCGCCAAACCCCGGAAGGTGCCATGTTTGTCTCGGGTGCTGAGCTGTACCAAGATGGTGACCGGGACGATGGAACTTCGGTGGATCCACCATCGCCGATTTTGGTGCGGCAGCTCGATTCCGAACCGACGGCACTCAGGGCCAAACGGACTGAAATGAAAATCACGCTCACACGCAGCCTGGCTAAACCGTCGACGATGGAAACCTCCCTGGACGGCGAAAACACTGATGTGAACGGGATGCGAAGCAACGATGGAGGCATGAGCAATG GTCTGAACGTCGCTCGGAACGCGGCGGCTGAGAACAGGGAGCTTGCAATCGACTCTAAACCAATTAGCTCAGACATCGTTTCTGTTCCGACACCGAGGGTATCAATCGGGATTGAACAATCGCCGCAGTTGATCGCAGCCGTTCGTACGCAACAGTCATCGTCATCCACGTCATCCGTTGATGCGCGTCTGTCCAGTCTGCTGAGCGGCGACTACATCGCGGAGATCAATAAGTTTTCCATCGAGAACATTACCAACGCCAGCGCGGGTTTAGTagcaggaggaggaggaggagcgGGAGGAGAAGGAGTAGCAGAATTGCCACCCTTGCCGCAGCCGCGTGCATCGTTGTCGATTCGGGAGCGATTCTTCCAGCAACCGGTAGTGACGAACGAGTCAGCCTCAAATTTTGATTCCCAGGACGTTGCACCACCGTCGTCGGTTGTCGTCGACGaggaaatagacggttttatGAGGAAAGCGAGAGGAGCGAGTTCGGCCACCGGATCCGGAGGATCAGCGCGTTCGAAAGGGGGCAGCAAGAGCCCAGCGACGGTTGACAAACCTACAGCGGGCGCCGCCAGTGGGCAGCAGCAAGacttgtcgtcgtcgtcggcctCATCGTCGACGTCGGCAAGTAAGGCAGCTTCTACGGTACGTACACAGGAAGCGGCTAAACCATATCAGCTGGGTAACAGCCTAAAGAATCCCAACAATTCTGGATTTAAATCgatcgaacagcagcagccggtcgaccagcagcagcaacagcagccgcAGGATTCAGTGCCAGTGAACGTCGGTGTGGACAACGAGGGGACCTCGGAGAAGCAGCAGAACAAGGAACAGGGCGACACCATCCCAACCGAACCGACAATAGTTTTCGATATCGGAACACAG GCAACAATGGCAACCGGACAGGCCGAGAAGCGTGAGCATCTCTACAAAATTCTCGTCATCGGCGAACTCGGTACGGGTAAGACGTCCTTCATCAAGCGGTATGTACATCAGTTCTTCAGCCAAAACTATCGCGCCACTATCGGAGTGGACTTTGCGCTCAAAGTGCTCAATTGGGACCAGAACACTATCATCCGCCTCCAGCTGTGGGATATTGCCG GACAGGAACGGTTTGGTAACATGACCCGTGTATACTACAAGGAAGCAGTAGGTGCATTCATCGTTTTCGACGTCACACGCAGTGCCACATTCGATGCAGTGATCAAGTGGAAAAACGATCTCGACTCAAAAGTGCAGCTTCCCGATGGCAAACCTATTCCGTGCATACTCTTAGCCAACAAG AGTGACCAACAGAAGCAGGGCATCGTGACGACACCCGCGAAACTGGACGAATACGTCAAGGAGCACGGGTTTGCCGGATGGTTCGAAACATCGGCGAAGGAGAACGTCAACATTGAAGAAGCGGCCAAATCGTTAGTTAATAAG